A single window of Bombus pascuorum chromosome 1, iyBomPasc1.1, whole genome shotgun sequence DNA harbors:
- the LOC132908760 gene encoding uncharacterized protein LOC132908760 produces MEVLIDCYFDKLFAEMERSCLASRYKRREMVGYFSDVINSCSAAENLDKQDVCERIVMSALRYHNIAMMENGYVCLLGKFHNVLYVAAKLCFDWNLNNNEIVSRLLNDIFYCEKTFERILVGAIFGTRVTHFLSGWKSDFEDREENLRALMYFLHHATVGRLEYRCASSLDKRRFIDVPMESYGQALPLRVAIQHGSPDILLIMLRYGASVESDKLAPSPLEMLLSKLSEYDAQPGQDQIVFPEHLLLCLKLVLRTVTTAFVKTPGHIAEQSGIFSVSIYEQYPTLVEQKLVPPERSGMSPPELRHLCRCRIRETLFENWALPHGIQKLQIPESLRNYLDLLGD; encoded by the exons atggagGTACTGATCGACTGTTACTTCGACAAGCTGTTCGCTGAAATGGAACGCAGTTGCTTGGCCTCTCGATACAAACGTCGCGAGATGGTTGGCTATTTTTCAGATGTGATAAATAGCTGTTCGGCAG CAGAAAACCTAGATAAGCAAGATGTCTGCGAGAGGATAGTAATGTCGGCCCTTCGCTATCACAACATCGCAATGATGGAAAACGGCTATGTGTGCCTTCTCGGCAAGTTCCACAACGTGCTCTATGTGGCAGCGAAACTTTGCTTCGATTGGAATCTGAACAACAACGAGATCGTCTCCAGACTACTCAATGATATATTCTACTGCGAGAAAACGTTCGAGCGTATTTTGGTGGGGGCCATATTCGGTACACGAGTGACTCACTTCCTGTCCGGTTGGAAAAGCGACTTCGAGGATCGCGAAGAGAATCTTCGAGCTCTAATGTATTTCTTGCATCACGCTACAGTCGGAAGACTCGAGTATCGTTGCGCGTCTTCGCTCGATAAACGACGATTCATTGACGTTCCTATGGAGTCTTATGGGCAGGCATTGCCCTTGAGAGTGGCCATTCAACACGGCTCTCCGGATATTCTTTTGATCATGCTCCGTTACGGGGCCTCGGTCGAGTCTGACAAATTGGCTCCCTCTCCGCTCGAGATGCTCCTGAGCAAGCTGAGCGAGTACGACGCTCAACCCGGCCAAGATCAGATAGTGTTCCCAGAACACTTGCTACTTTGCTTGAAACTCGTACTGAGAACCGTGACGACTGCCTTCGTGAAGACGCCTGGACACATAGCCGAGCAGAGCGGCATTTTCAGCGTTTCCATTTACGAACAGTACCCAACTCTGGTCGAGCAGAAGTTGGTGCCGCCGGAGAGAAGTGGCATGAGTCCGCCGGAACTGAGGCATCTTTGTCGTTGTCGCATCCGAGAGACTTTGTTCGAGAACTGGGCGTTGCCGCATGGGATTCAGAAGCTTCAGATCCCGGAGTCGCTGAGGAATTACTTGGACCTTCTCGGTGATTGA